In a genomic window of Agarivorans albus:
- a CDS encoding peptidylprolyl isomerase has translation MQGNKVAGLALILLTSAFLNGCEDSNVLAKVGDKEITKSDFEAYLTYKRIPQNDIAIQEKVLDDLVYKESLAQEIAKENTINEQAILAEIADLKRQLYINRYFDKFLAERVSDDMIRAYYANNITLYETKQARVAHILIRTNNRMSEQERQAKLTLARQIHSQLTSGENFQAIAKSISEDTVSANKGGDLGWLSEGAVSPEFSSRAFKLKQGEITEPFSTVFGFHIVTLLEEPQTARKPLEAVEGSIRYQLRSEAKSAEIERLKQDVKVTRQAIKE, from the coding sequence ATGCAAGGAAATAAAGTAGCAGGTCTAGCACTGATATTGTTAACGTCAGCGTTTCTTAATGGGTGCGAAGATAGCAATGTATTAGCCAAAGTTGGTGATAAAGAAATAACTAAAAGTGATTTCGAAGCCTACCTTACGTACAAAAGAATTCCGCAAAATGATATAGCAATACAAGAAAAAGTATTAGATGACTTAGTTTATAAAGAATCTTTAGCTCAAGAGATTGCCAAAGAAAACACTATTAACGAACAAGCTATCCTTGCAGAAATAGCTGACTTAAAGCGCCAACTCTATATAAATCGCTACTTCGATAAATTCTTAGCTGAACGCGTTAGCGATGATATGATTCGAGCATATTACGCAAACAACATTACACTTTACGAAACTAAACAAGCACGTGTTGCACACATTCTAATCAGAACAAACAACAGGATGAGTGAACAAGAACGGCAAGCCAAACTCACCTTGGCTCGTCAAATTCATAGCCAATTAACATCCGGTGAAAACTTCCAAGCAATTGCTAAATCTATATCCGAAGATACTGTCTCAGCCAATAAAGGCGGCGATCTTGGCTGGCTATCTGAAGGAGCAGTGAGTCCAGAGTTCTCTTCAAGAGCATTTAAGTTAAAACAAGGTGAAATTACCGAACCTTTTAGCACCGTTTTTGGTTTTCATATCGTCACTCTACTAGAAGAACCACAAACTGCGCGTAAACCTTTAGAAGCAGTAGAAGGCTCAATTCGTTATCAGCTGCGCAGTGAAGCAAAATCTGCAGAGATTGAGCGACTTAAGCAAGATGTAAAGGTAACTAGACAAGCGATAAAAGAGTAA
- a CDS encoding peptidyl-prolyl cis-trans isomerase: MKSLFSLTLAQLMSAAGLLLIVGCEQDKAPAPLSQETLTSPIVVTVNGQSITEETVDFTISQMFGEDGRNHATPELRNSVVNSLIASKAMSMAVTQQLDSETAKQLELKVAAFKEELLVKQFLQQNVTPTPVSSAMVTNYYQQHPEEFGAVEQLNLELAIQAANTSEQQRKLLFAKLENLQSQQDWSASSALFTQLNLSLKTELVETSSLPIELQAITNNLSVGSTSKPTLINGDVYILRLLSKRQLPPKPLSEVSVDIRKRLAPIQLKKAVKEASDIATNAATIEWNNAPQQ, translated from the coding sequence ATGAAATCACTTTTCTCTTTAACACTAGCTCAGCTAATGAGCGCTGCAGGCTTATTGTTGATTGTGGGTTGTGAGCAAGATAAAGCCCCCGCCCCCCTATCGCAGGAAACTTTAACATCACCAATAGTCGTTACTGTAAACGGTCAAAGCATCACCGAAGAGACAGTAGACTTTACTATTAGCCAAATGTTTGGTGAAGATGGGCGTAACCATGCAACCCCAGAACTACGTAATTCAGTGGTTAACAGCCTAATAGCCAGTAAAGCAATGAGTATGGCAGTTACCCAACAACTTGACAGCGAAACCGCAAAACAACTTGAGTTAAAAGTAGCTGCATTCAAGGAAGAATTACTGGTTAAGCAGTTCTTGCAACAAAACGTTACACCTACCCCCGTAAGTTCGGCTATGGTGACTAATTACTACCAACAACACCCCGAAGAATTTGGTGCAGTTGAACAGTTAAACCTAGAGCTAGCGATTCAAGCAGCCAACACCTCAGAGCAACAACGTAAATTGCTTTTTGCAAAATTAGAGAATTTGCAAAGTCAACAAGACTGGTCGGCCTCATCAGCTCTTTTTACCCAGCTAAACCTAAGTTTAAAAACAGAGTTAGTAGAAACAAGCTCACTACCAATTGAACTTCAAGCCATAACCAATAATTTGTCTGTGGGTTCAACATCTAAACCAACACTCATCAATGGCGATGTTTATATATTGCGTTTGTTATCTAAACGACAGTTACCGCCAAAACCGTTGTCAGAAGTCAGTGTTGACATACGTAAAAGATTAGCCCCCATTCAGCTTAAAAAAGCAGTGAAAGAAGCTTCGGATATAGCCACTAACGCCGCAACTATTGAATGGAACAACGCGCCTCAACAATAA